In one window of Chitinophagaceae bacterium DNA:
- a CDS encoding tRNA-binding protein: MGFIHWDDFTKVEIRVGTIVEVMDFPKAKKPAYQLKIDLGDEIGIKNSSAQITNKYTKEELVGKQVVCVVNFPPKQIANFMSEVLVTGFSDSEGHIILCIPERPVPNGKKLL, translated from the coding sequence ATGGGATTCATTCATTGGGATGATTTTACGAAAGTAGAAATAAGAGTAGGGACAATAGTAGAAGTGATGGACTTTCCGAAGGCAAAAAAACCTGCCTATCAATTAAAAATAGATTTGGGGGATGAAATAGGAATAAAAAATTCCAGCGCTCAAATAACAAATAAATACACAAAAGAGGAACTTGTAGGAAAACAGGTGGTGTGTGTGGTAAATTTTCCTCCTAAGCAGATAGCAAATTTTATGAGTGAGGTTTTAGTAACAGGATTTTCAGATTCTGAAGGTCATATTATATTATGTATCCCCGAAAGACCCGTTCCAAATGGAAAAAAACTTCTATAA
- a CDS encoding capsule assembly Wzi family protein — protein sequence MKQIYLGLIVYIGFYTAFSQPLPMNNIFLEDRMRQKQIAGELQTDVSFLLKPLSLAYLQKDSSFDKSISLPKQLLHFWKNRIQLHLLPIQIITQYNSHLPYGWNDGSLIPAQGFQSSISTGFFGKIGFLTFQIKPEFVFATNGKFNTFQTNDIRVIQPLYEYHYNQIDDPERINGANYWKTILGQSFIGINAGAVFAGISTENISWGPGKRNNLILSNNSEGFAHITVKTSRPADIFIGKLELQFLIGKLENSPYNPPAPDTTTFKRFGRPKSDNWRYFSAFMLSYEPKWVKGLYLGFSRTYQQYDSTTRRFHNFSNYFPLFDVIFRTTDGTSENDNDKIRDQRLSFFIRWVWKKAKMEFYYEYGRNDASADLRDFLQTPEHARAYIFGFSKVFPIYGKRYSLQINAEITQIQQAPLESVFRTAGEFYTHWQLLNGYTHKGQRIGAGVNGNIQSLDIYFLTKQNRIGIQLERIEQFPDVYYEKKFSQYSLAPWIDYGYGLIGEYQWKNFIFHGKMKFIRSTSYQWQLDTNNNPLSLFNSHFQIHLLYQF from the coding sequence ATGAAACAGATATATCTTGGTCTTATAGTATATATAGGTTTTTATACCGCCTTTTCACAGCCATTGCCCATGAACAATATCTTTTTAGAAGACCGAATGAGACAAAAACAAATAGCAGGAGAATTACAAACAGATGTCTCTTTTTTATTAAAACCGCTTTCCCTTGCTTACCTACAAAAGGACAGTTCTTTTGACAAATCAATCTCTCTTCCCAAGCAATTACTCCATTTTTGGAAAAACCGAATACAACTCCATCTCTTACCAATACAAATCATTACTCAGTATAATTCGCATCTTCCTTATGGATGGAATGACGGATCATTAATCCCCGCTCAAGGATTTCAATCTTCTATATCCACAGGTTTTTTTGGAAAAATTGGATTTCTTACTTTTCAAATAAAGCCCGAATTTGTTTTTGCTACCAATGGAAAATTTAATACCTTTCAAACAAACGATATACGAGTGATTCAGCCCCTATATGAGTATCATTATAATCAAATAGATGATCCCGAAAGAATAAACGGTGCAAACTATTGGAAAACTATTCTCGGACAATCTTTTATTGGAATAAACGCAGGAGCTGTTTTTGCTGGAATAAGCACTGAAAATATATCTTGGGGACCAGGAAAAAGAAACAATCTCATACTCAGTAATAACAGCGAAGGATTTGCTCATATCACTGTAAAAACATCTCGCCCTGCTGATATTTTTATTGGAAAATTAGAACTACAGTTTTTGATAGGAAAATTAGAAAATTCTCCTTACAACCCACCCGCACCAGATACAACGACATTCAAAAGATTTGGAAGACCGAAATCTGATAACTGGAGATATTTTAGTGCTTTTATGCTGAGTTATGAACCAAAGTGGGTAAAAGGACTCTACTTAGGATTCTCAAGAACCTATCAACAATATGATAGTACCACTCGCAGATTTCATAATTTTAGTAATTATTTTCCTCTTTTTGATGTTATTTTTAGAACAACTGACGGAACCTCTGAAAATGATAATGACAAAATCCGAGACCAAAGATTATCATTTTTTATAAGATGGGTATGGAAAAAAGCAAAGATGGAATTTTATTATGAATATGGAAGAAATGATGCTTCAGCGGACTTGCGTGATTTTTTACAAACCCCTGAGCATGCACGAGCATATATATTTGGTTTTTCTAAAGTATTTCCTATCTATGGGAAGAGATACTCTTTACAAATAAATGCAGAGATAACACAAATACAGCAAGCACCTTTAGAAAGTGTTTTCCGAACTGCCGGAGAATTTTACACTCATTGGCAACTTCTCAACGGCTATACTCACAAAGGACAAAGAATAGGAGCGGGAGTAAACGGAAATATACAATCTTTAGACATATACTTTCTAACAAAACAGAACCGAATAGGTATCCAATTAGAACGCATAGAGCAATTCCCTGATGTCTATTACGAAAAAAAATTCTCTCAATATTCACTTGCCCCATGGATTGATTATGGCTATGGATTGATTGGAGAATACCAATGGAAAAATTTTATATTCCATGGAAAAATGAAGTTTATACGTAGCACCAGCTACCAATGGCAATTGGATACAAATAATAACCCTCTCTCTTTATTTAATTCTCATTTTCAAATACATCTGTTATATCAATTTTGA